One window of Akkermansia biwaensis genomic DNA carries:
- a CDS encoding tRNA dihydrouridine synthase, translated as MHKPMLLALAPMKDVTDLAFIKTLNDLNSLPDYFITEYFRTVAHHKKMDPYIMRSIDENPTGRPIYGQLVGQEPEHLVRDALNLMNHACAGVDLNMGCPAPIVCRRGAGGGMLRSLRAMDSALGALRDSLPAGGFSVKCRLGYETPDEFERILPVIARHAPDRVCIHARTVREGYRSPVHPEWVKWAVETLKCPVIANGNIVDTQTAEAWVRLAAPAGLMAGRTALRNPWIFSQLRAHFRGEAATAPTFRDLLRYIRSLYKHTLEMQDHYVEEKHIHRMKKYLVYTARGLPEEFDHHMKRAKTSRDFMHICEEILDNDTPFPSTPPEDTHLFAHFNALLTQEKACLPAGIQL; from the coding sequence ATGCACAAGCCCATGCTGCTGGCCCTAGCCCCGATGAAAGACGTCACGGACCTGGCTTTTATCAAGACGTTGAACGACTTGAATTCCCTGCCGGATTATTTCATTACGGAGTATTTCAGAACGGTGGCCCATCACAAAAAGATGGACCCGTACATCATGCGCTCCATAGACGAAAACCCGACCGGGCGCCCCATTTACGGCCAGCTGGTGGGCCAGGAGCCGGAGCACCTGGTCCGGGATGCCCTGAATCTGATGAACCACGCCTGCGCCGGGGTGGACCTGAACATGGGCTGCCCCGCCCCCATCGTGTGCAGGCGGGGCGCCGGAGGCGGCATGCTGCGCTCCCTTCGGGCCATGGATTCCGCCCTGGGAGCGCTCCGGGACTCCCTTCCCGCCGGAGGCTTTTCCGTCAAATGCCGCCTGGGCTACGAGACCCCGGACGAGTTTGAACGCATTCTCCCCGTGATCGCCCGGCACGCACCGGACCGGGTATGCATTCATGCCCGCACCGTGCGGGAGGGCTACCGTTCCCCCGTGCATCCGGAGTGGGTCAAATGGGCGGTGGAAACGCTGAAATGCCCGGTCATCGCCAACGGGAATATCGTGGACACGCAGACGGCGGAGGCGTGGGTGAGGCTGGCGGCTCCGGCCGGCCTGATGGCAGGCAGGACCGCCCTGCGCAATCCGTGGATTTTTTCCCAGCTGCGCGCCCACTTCCGGGGGGAAGCCGCAACCGCCCCCACGTTCCGGGACCTCCTCCGCTACATCCGCAGCCTGTACAAACACACGCTGGAAATGCAGGACCATTACGTGGAGGAAAAACACATCCACCGGATGAAAAAGTATCTGGTCTATACCGCCCGGGGCCTTCCGGAAGAGTTTGACCACCACATGAAACGGGCCAAAACCTCGCGCGATTTCATGCACATCTGCGAGGAGATTCTGGACAATGATACCCCCTTCCCGTCCACCCCTCCGGAAGATACCCACCTGTTCGCCCATTTCAACGCTCTTCTCACTCAAGAGAAGGCTTGTCTCCCCGCCGGAATTCAGCTATGA
- a CDS encoding transglutaminase-like domain-containing protein encodes MNPLPHVFLLGVTAALCSAHDSVTQGMEFLRAYMPEQDKPVITEERLKREVRLALDVRSRFPWAGKVPWEVYENDVLPYAVVNEPRDEWREQFRNLFAPLVSSCKTGREAALTVAACIQKTLHVKYSTERRVPHQGVKESLESGKVSCTGQSILLICALRSIGIPARMAGVVTWNHVRGNHNWVEAWCDGEWRMLEYNEKDFNTPWVMSAISMLDPRKPENAIYATSWKKKTEGMFFPLVWEARYDRKRNALEFPPESRIVPAVNITKRYMKLASSWAASQPEYVPGSKLMLDITEDEGGKRRRLPLHVSLKTEEGIVLAEGVTPGPSDDMRKFLEITLPEKVSRGMLEFLLPDGTVRREAITHTEAPVQILNLSASLR; translated from the coding sequence ATGAATCCGCTGCCGCATGTCTTTCTGCTGGGCGTGACTGCCGCCCTTTGCTCCGCTCATGATTCCGTCACCCAGGGCATGGAGTTTTTACGCGCCTACATGCCGGAACAGGACAAGCCGGTGATTACGGAAGAGCGACTGAAGAGAGAGGTCAGGCTGGCCCTGGACGTCCGCAGCCGCTTCCCTTGGGCGGGCAAGGTTCCCTGGGAAGTTTACGAGAACGACGTGCTGCCTTACGCCGTGGTCAACGAACCGCGCGACGAATGGAGGGAGCAGTTCCGCAACCTTTTCGCTCCGCTCGTCTCCTCCTGCAAAACGGGGCGGGAAGCCGCCCTCACCGTAGCCGCCTGCATCCAGAAGACGCTGCACGTGAAATATTCCACGGAGAGGAGAGTCCCCCACCAAGGTGTGAAGGAGTCTCTGGAGTCCGGCAAGGTTTCCTGCACCGGGCAGAGCATTTTGCTCATTTGCGCCCTGCGCTCCATCGGCATTCCGGCCCGCATGGCGGGCGTGGTCACCTGGAACCACGTCCGGGGCAACCACAACTGGGTGGAAGCCTGGTGCGACGGAGAATGGCGGATGCTGGAGTACAATGAAAAGGATTTCAACACGCCCTGGGTCATGTCCGCCATCAGCATGCTGGACCCCCGGAAGCCGGAGAACGCCATTTACGCCACATCCTGGAAGAAGAAGACGGAAGGAATGTTTTTCCCCCTGGTCTGGGAGGCCCGCTACGACAGGAAAAGGAACGCGCTGGAGTTTCCCCCTGAAAGCCGGATTGTCCCCGCCGTCAACATCACCAAACGCTACATGAAGCTGGCTTCCTCCTGGGCGGCTTCCCAGCCGGAATATGTTCCCGGCAGCAAGCTGATGCTGGACATCACGGAGGATGAGGGAGGCAAACGCCGGAGACTGCCCCTCCATGTTTCCCTCAAGACGGAAGAAGGGATAGTTCTGGCGGAAGGCGTCACACCCGGTCCGTCCGACGACATGCGGAAGTTTCTGGAAATTACGCTGCCGGAGAAAGTGAGCCGGGGCATGCTGGAATTCCTCCTTCCTGACGGAACCGTGCGCAGGGAGGCCATCACGCATACGGAGGCTCCGGTGCAGATTCTGAATCTTTCCGCAAGTCTCCGATGA
- a CDS encoding diacylglycerol/lipid kinase family protein — protein MKIPLFFNNTARSARAGRFRRWLKRYGSVFDVMEPESSEDMLNRLAAQARSGAPAVAVAGGDGTLRLAARALCNTDTALALFPAGTANVFSREMGFRQNFHHALHVLKTGRTREVDLFAFNGQPFLQMAGIGADGRSVELTTWEMKKKWKAFAYVIAGARAFTERQPLLTLTTDDGRVLEGRSIIFGNGRRYGGPMKLFAEANNEDGLLDAVVFKHAAPSIIRESLLALVHGGFHSLRYGGFEYVRMTEGQVAAIGHAACELDGDYAGDAPVQITRAGKLKVFAP, from the coding sequence ATGAAGATTCCCCTGTTCTTCAACAACACGGCGCGGAGCGCCAGGGCGGGACGCTTCCGCCGGTGGCTGAAGAGATATGGCTCCGTTTTCGACGTCATGGAGCCGGAAAGCAGCGAGGATATGCTGAACCGCCTGGCTGCTCAGGCGCGTTCCGGGGCGCCCGCCGTAGCCGTGGCGGGCGGCGACGGCACGCTGAGGCTGGCGGCCCGCGCCCTCTGCAATACGGATACGGCCCTGGCCCTCTTCCCTGCGGGAACGGCCAACGTTTTTTCCCGTGAAATGGGATTCCGACAGAATTTCCACCACGCCCTGCACGTGCTGAAAACGGGCCGGACCAGGGAGGTCGATTTGTTTGCCTTCAACGGGCAACCTTTTCTTCAAATGGCGGGCATCGGAGCGGACGGACGCTCCGTGGAGCTGACGACATGGGAGATGAAGAAGAAGTGGAAGGCCTTCGCTTACGTAATCGCAGGAGCCAGGGCTTTCACGGAACGGCAGCCGCTCCTGACCCTGACGACGGATGACGGCAGGGTGCTGGAGGGGCGCTCCATCATCTTCGGCAACGGCCGGAGGTACGGCGGCCCCATGAAACTGTTTGCGGAGGCAAATAATGAAGACGGCCTTTTGGATGCCGTGGTTTTCAAGCATGCGGCTCCTTCCATCATCAGAGAAAGCCTGCTGGCACTCGTTCACGGAGGGTTTCATTCCCTGCGCTACGGCGGTTTTGAATATGTGCGGATGACGGAAGGACAAGTTGCCGCCATCGGCCACGCGGCCTGTGAACTGGATGGAGATTATGCGGGAGACGCCCCCGTGCAAATCACGCGCGCCGGCAAACTCAAAGTTTTCGCTCCGTAA
- a CDS encoding enoyl-ACP reductase FabI yields the protein MSSKILEGKVGVVVGVANKRSIAFAIAKAWHEAGAKLIFNYQGERLKDGVIKLIHENFGEDAPVYDLDVSSDESINAFFENVRKHTDKVDCMLHSVAFAPKEALGGGSFLETGRDAFKISLDISAYSLVALSRAVEPMMSDNGSILAMSYLGSEKVVPNYNLMGVSKAALEACTRYLAYDLGRSRGIRVNCISAGPMQTLAARGVSGFSTMFKVYEEHAPLGRSCTGEELGATGVFLASDGAAAITGQVIYVDGGYQIMGM from the coding sequence ATGTCAAGTAAAATACTCGAAGGCAAAGTTGGTGTCGTAGTCGGCGTGGCGAACAAGCGCAGTATCGCTTTCGCGATTGCCAAGGCATGGCATGAAGCGGGCGCAAAGCTCATCTTCAACTACCAGGGCGAACGCCTCAAGGACGGCGTGATCAAATTGATTCATGAAAACTTCGGTGAAGACGCTCCCGTTTATGATCTGGACGTGAGCAGTGACGAATCCATTAATGCTTTCTTTGAAAACGTCCGCAAGCACACGGACAAGGTGGATTGCATGCTGCATTCCGTAGCCTTTGCTCCCAAGGAAGCCCTTGGCGGCGGCAGTTTCCTGGAAACGGGACGGGACGCCTTCAAGATTTCCCTTGATATCTCCGCGTATTCCCTGGTGGCGCTTTCCCGCGCTGTGGAGCCGATGATGTCCGACAACGGCAGCATTCTGGCCATGTCCTACCTGGGGTCTGAAAAGGTGGTGCCCAACTACAACCTGATGGGGGTTTCCAAGGCCGCCCTGGAAGCCTGCACCCGGTACCTGGCGTACGACCTGGGCCGCTCCCGCGGCATCCGCGTCAACTGCATCAGCGCCGGTCCCATGCAGACGCTTGCGGCCCGCGGCGTTTCCGGTTTTTCCACCATGTTCAAGGTTTATGAGGAACACGCCCCCCTGGGCCGTTCCTGCACGGGCGAGGAACTGGGCGCTACCGGCGTATTCCTGGCCAGCGACGGCGCCGCCGCCATCACCGGCCAGGTGATTTACGTGGACGGAGGCTACCAGATCATGGGCATGTAA
- the folD gene encoding bifunctional methylenetetrahydrofolate dehydrogenase/methenyltetrahydrofolate cyclohydrolase FolD: protein MQIIDGKLVASQVLEEVKGDIDRLKAAGITPGLAVVLVGDDPASQVYVNSKVKKCGELGMHSRKIVLPADASQEELLEVIRELNADASIHGILVQSPPPPHIDEAAVVLEIDPAKDVDGFHPENVAKLVMEDESGFVPCTPLGCIRLLKAAGIETAGANAVVIGRSMIVGKPMAHLLMSKQSNATVTVAHSRTKNLPELCRSADIIVAAIGRPSFVTAEFVKDGAVVIDVGINRVEDASAKRGYRIVGDVAYDEVAPRCRAITPVPGGVGPMTIAMLMANTVKACRQQTGA, encoded by the coding sequence ATGCAAATCATCGACGGAAAGCTAGTGGCCTCCCAGGTTCTGGAGGAGGTTAAGGGAGACATTGACCGGCTCAAGGCGGCCGGGATTACGCCGGGCCTGGCCGTGGTCCTGGTGGGGGATGACCCCGCTTCCCAGGTATATGTCAATTCCAAGGTGAAGAAATGCGGAGAACTGGGCATGCATTCCCGGAAAATCGTTCTCCCTGCGGATGCCTCCCAGGAGGAACTGCTTGAGGTCATCAGGGAACTGAATGCGGATGCCTCCATCCACGGCATTCTGGTGCAGAGCCCGCCCCCTCCCCATATTGACGAGGCTGCCGTCGTGCTGGAAATAGACCCCGCCAAGGACGTGGACGGTTTCCATCCGGAAAACGTCGCCAAGCTGGTGATGGAAGACGAATCCGGCTTTGTGCCCTGTACGCCGCTGGGCTGCATCAGACTGCTGAAAGCGGCAGGCATTGAAACCGCGGGTGCCAATGCCGTGGTGATCGGCCGCAGCATGATCGTGGGCAAGCCGATGGCCCATCTGCTCATGTCCAAGCAGTCCAACGCTACGGTGACCGTAGCCCATTCCCGCACGAAAAACCTGCCGGAACTCTGCCGTTCCGCGGATATCATCGTTGCGGCTATAGGCCGCCCCTCCTTTGTAACGGCGGAATTCGTGAAAGACGGCGCCGTCGTGATCGACGTGGGTATCAACCGCGTGGAAGACGCGTCCGCCAAGCGCGGCTACCGTATTGTGGGTGACGTGGCCTATGACGAGGTGGCGCCCAGATGCCGCGCCATCACGCCCGTTCCCGGAGGCGTGGGACCAATGACCATCGCCATGCTGATGGCCAACACGGTCAAGGCCTGCCGCCAGCAGACGGGGGCGTAG
- a CDS encoding lysophospholipid acyltransferase family protein → MLPPLPNLRKTTEKRTRWWTQMAGLGLWSLLQPLCMSLNIRSIKEEHDDIYTTPFLVALWHNRTVVPGYAWSLAQKPLNMCVLTSASKDGALVEAVCKYFGLEAVRGSSGRRGALAYMEMLRKIREGNICFCFTPDGPRGPMYQVQPGIIRLASQTGLPIIPVCIEYESCWRLNKAWDHYAIPKPGSNVNILWKKRLFIPPGITDEQVAEYGRLLAGMMQEGVPDFPPLTQSKLCKSSTES, encoded by the coding sequence ATGCTTCCCCCCCTTCCCAATTTACGGAAAACGACTGAAAAGCGGACCCGCTGGTGGACGCAGATGGCCGGGCTGGGCCTGTGGTCGCTCCTGCAGCCCTTGTGCATGAGTCTCAATATCCGCTCCATCAAGGAGGAGCATGACGATATATACACGACGCCCTTCCTGGTGGCTCTCTGGCACAACCGCACCGTCGTGCCGGGATACGCCTGGTCCCTGGCCCAGAAGCCGCTCAACATGTGCGTGCTCACGAGCGCCAGCAAGGATGGGGCCCTGGTGGAGGCCGTCTGCAAATACTTCGGCCTGGAAGCCGTCAGAGGTTCCTCCGGGCGCAGGGGTGCTCTCGCCTACATGGAAATGCTTCGGAAAATCCGGGAGGGAAACATCTGCTTCTGCTTCACTCCGGACGGTCCGCGGGGGCCCATGTACCAGGTGCAGCCGGGTATCATCAGGCTGGCCTCCCAAACGGGCTTGCCCATTATTCCCGTCTGCATAGAATATGAAAGTTGCTGGCGTCTGAACAAGGCATGGGATCATTACGCCATCCCGAAGCCGGGTTCCAACGTGAACATTCTCTGGAAAAAAAGGCTGTTCATCCCTCCGGGCATCACGGATGAACAAGTGGCGGAATATGGTCGGCTGCTGGCCGGCATGATGCAGGAAGGTGTCCCGGACTTTCCTCCACTTACCCAATCAAAATTATGCAAATCATCGACGGAAAGCTAG